From one Musa acuminata AAA Group cultivar baxijiao chromosome BXJ2-6, Cavendish_Baxijiao_AAA, whole genome shotgun sequence genomic stretch:
- the LOC135615272 gene encoding protein NDR1-like, giving the protein MLGSHGLCRFCLIFLLTIVFLVLLFYLTYRPIKPRYYLTAFSLLLNSSSSSSAPGAGAVVASFELAIKNRNKELGVYHDDLGLSLSLPPFNSSSSATAVVPGFYQGHQRTASKAGFFNLSSSSSKRPWPAVANGSAVLRIAVESAVRYKAVAWRSQRHRVSLAAEVAIDGEGKKTAEDRIRFHSCAPQIYCDVPFRHSIIAVVLVAFCCADAEWTAVILSLCCAYSAMVV; this is encoded by the coding sequence ATGTTGGGAAGCCATGGGCTGTGCCGCTTCTGCCTCATCTTCCTTCTCACGATCGTTTTCCTAGTCCTTCTCTTCTACCTCACCTACCGCCCCATAAAGCCCCGTTACTACCTCACCGCGTTCTCTCTCCTActcaactcctcctcctcctcctcggccccCGGTGCCGGCGCTGTGGTGGCCTCCTTCGAGCTCGCCATCAAAAACCGTAACAAGGAGCTCGGCGTCTACCACGACGACCTCGGTCTTTCCCTCTCTCTCCCCCCATTCAATTCCTCCTCTTCTGCCACCGCCGTTGTCCCCGGGTTCTATCAGGGCCACCAGAGGACCGCATCCAAGGCGGGCTTTTtcaatctttcttcttcttcttccaagcgcccctggccggcggtggcgaaCGGGTCGGCGGTGCTCCGCATCGCGGTGGAATCGGCGGTTCGGTACAAGGCGGTGGCGTGGAGGAGCCAGCGCCACAGGGTGAGCTTGGCGGCCGAGGTCGCGATCGACGGGGAGGGTAAGAAGACGGCGGAGGACAGGATCCGATTCCATTCCTGTGCGCCGCAGATATACTGTGATGTTCCATTCCGGCACTCCATCATCGCCGTTGTTTTGGTTGCCTTTTGCTGCGCTGATGCTGAGTGGACGGCTGTGATTTTATCGTTATGTTGTGCATACTCGGCGATGGTCGTCTAA
- the LOC103988743 gene encoding peroxidase 27-like produces MAIGFGVLKSFLPRYLALTNMAERFDARFLFHLALLSLLLGSANGNGLKFGFYKTSCPDAEAIVRKTVSSYFSRDPTVSAPLLRLHFHDCFVRGCDGSVLLNSTETNLAEKEAMPNQSLDGFYVIDAAKAALEKACPGTVSCADIVALVARDAVSLATGQGNSLYQVHTGRRDGFVSKASEAVANIPSAFSDFAELKAEFASKGLSVKDLAVLSGAHAIGNSHCFSFGKRLNNYKGKGDIDPTLDPNYAMELRNKCSPGINTVVEMVPGSSTSFDTKYYDLVAKRKGLFRSDEALLQDKRTRDYVYSRLHAPESSFFYDFGKSMMKMGKVGVLTGNTGEIRRNCALVNH; encoded by the exons ATGGCCATTGGTTTTGGTGTTCTCAAAAGCTTTCTACCACGCTACTTGGCTCTGACAAACATGGCCGAGAGGTTTGATGCAAGATTCTTGTTCCACCTAGCTCTTTTGAGCTTGCTCCTTGGTTCGGCCAATGGCAATGGCCTGAAGTTTGGGTTCTACAAGACGTCGTGCCCGGACGCCGAGGCCATAGTCCGGAAGACCGTATCCAGTTACTTCTCTCGGGACCCCACTGTCTCTGCTCCGTTGCTTCGGCTGCACTTTCATGACTGCTTTGTTAGG GGCTGCGATGGCTCGGTGCTGCTCAACTCCACCGAGACCAATTTGGCCGAGAAGGAGGCGATGCCAAACCAAAGCCTCGATGGGTTTTACGTCATCGACGCTGCGAAAGCGGCACTGGAGAAAGCCTGTCCCGGGACGGTCTCGTGCGCAGATATCGTAGCTCTCGTAGCCAGGGATGCTGTATCCTTG GCTACAGGCCAAGGCAATAGCCTCTACCAAGTCCACACCGGGCGGCGAGATGGGTTCGTCTCCAAGGCTTCCGAGGCTGTAGCTAATATTCCATCTGCCTTCTCAGACTTCGCCGAGCTGAAAGCAGAATTTGCTTCCAAGGGACTAAGCGTGAAGGACTTGGCTGTCTTATCAG GCGCTCATGCGATTGGTAACTCGCACTGTTTTTCCTTCGGCAAGAGGTTAAACAACTACAAGGGCAAAGGTGACATCGATCCAACTTTGGATCCAAACTACGCAATGGAATTGCGAAACAAGTGCAGTCCGGGTATcaacacggtggtggagatggttCCGGGCAGCTCGACGTCGTTCGACACCAAATACTATGATTTGGTGGCCAAGAGGAAGGGGCTGTTCCGTTCTGACGAGGCTCTCCTCCAGGACAAACGGACCAGAGATTACGTTTATTCTCGACTTCACGCCCCTGAGTCGAGCTTCTTCTACGACTTCGGCAAATCAATGATGAAGATGGGGAAGGTTGGAGTCCTCACAGGCAATACAGGGGAGATAAGAAGGAACTGTGCTTTGGTCAACCACTAG
- the LOC103988742 gene encoding peroxidase 1, producing MASKALLMLLAALSLSLALSGSADAQGLSVGYYSKTCPQAEAVVFEEMTKIIEVAPSLAGPLLRMHFHDCFVRGCDGSVLLNSTTGNVAEKDARPNLSLRGYGVIDRVKAKLEKACPGVVSCADILALVARDAVVLSKGPFWPVPTGRRDGLVSIANETRQLPPPTANITTLISMFTAQGLSVKDLVVLSGGHTIGISHCAAFNARLYNFTGKATPTDVDPSLDKYYLAKLRTICKPNDFVTFVEMDPGSFRTFDTDYYKLVAKRRGLFHSDAELLQHPLTKAYVLSHAGASEPEFFKDFGDSMVSMGNIGVLTGSAGVIRRQCSVVN from the exons ATGGCTTCTAAGGCTCTCTTGATGCTCTTGGCCGCTCTGTCTCTTTCCCTTGCGCTCTCGGGGTCGGCGGACGCACAAGGGTTGAGCGTTGGTTACTACAGCAAGACATGCCCTCAGGCGGAAGCTGTCGTGTTCGAGGAGATGACCAAAATCATCGAGGTCGCACCCAGCCTTGCTGGCCCTCTCTTGAGGATGCACTTCCACGACTGTTTTGTGAGG GGATGCGATGGCTCGGTCCTGTTGAACTCCACGACGGGCAATGTAGCTGAGAAGGACGCACGTCCGAATCTTTCACTCAGAGGCTATGGCGTCATCGACAGAGTGAAGGCTAAACTGGAGAAAGCTTGTCCGGGGGTGGTGTCCTGCGCTGACATCTTAGCTTTGGTGGCGAGGGATGCGGTGGTTTTG AGCAaagggccattttggcctgtgcCGACTGGCCGTAGGGATGGCTTGGTATCCATTGCCAACGAGACCCGACAGCTGCCACCACCCACTGCCAACATCACTACCCTGATCTCCATGTTTACAGCCCAAGGATTGAGCGTGAAGGACCTCGTCGTCTTATCAG GCGGGCACACGATCGGGATCTCGCACTGCGCAGCCTTCAACGCCCGCCTGTACAACTTCACCGGCAAGGCCACCCCCACCGACGTCGATCCCAGTCTCGACAAGTACTACCTGGCAAAACTGAGGACGATCTGCAAACCCAACGACTTTGTCACCTTTGTGGAGATGGATCCCGGGAGCTTCAGGACATTCGACACCGACTACTACAAGCTGGTGGCAAAGCGGAGGGGTCTCTTCCATTCGGATGCGGAACTCCTGCAGCATCCCCTGACAAAGGCATACGTCCTGAGCCATGCCGGTGCTTCGGAGCCGGAATTCTTCAAGGATTTTGGGGACTCCATGGTCAGCATGGGAAACATCGGTGTCCTCACTGGCTCAGCAGGTGTGATCAGGAGGCAGTGTTCTGTTGTCAACTAG